A genomic window from Lutra lutra chromosome 17, mLutLut1.2, whole genome shotgun sequence includes:
- the CD22 gene encoding B-cell receptor CD22 isoform X1, producing MRPGSPKKEDTRKQAQPRLAQPLLLGTGLLPARQAASLSPCQPRFLPRHNTMHLLGPSLLLLEYLAFSDSSKWRFEHPHTLYSWEGACVWIPCTYTVHYTSKDELEELIVYRNYKYDEATKNFEGLILYNDTKPWKCPDPLERVQFLGDQRSNCTIHINPVLEEDNGWLGLRMIKKNSKWMEKIDLNVSKTPLPLQIQLPPEIQEFQEVTLTCLLNFSCPGYNIQLQWSLEGDPGGSLKERAITLTSLTTKTISTQSKLTFQPQWMHHGKNLTCQLWDHKAEQMLSKETVLLDVKHVPKLKIEGSPEGANVTEGESVTMTCQVISSNPEARNIAWLKDGTQLREQTTSTLTLFSVTKKMSGKYQCEAFNDVGSGRSDAVVLQVYYAPEPSRVEIFSSPAKEGDKVEMTCMSLANPPPTNYTWYHNGVAVPGRTSKSFQIPAVLSQAGKYSCMAENRLGPSQIGQETELDVQYAPKEVTTVIENPTRIQEGDTVTLSCNYSSSNPRVTQYVWDFQGSQMKQPYEVLIIQKVAWDTRPITCAACNQWCSWAPIVNLDVQYAPKDVRVQQIIPSSEIHSGNRVRLECNFSSSRPRDVRFFWKKNGIFLKEGKELSFDSVSPEDAGNYNCFVNNSIGQTMSEARTLQVLYAPRMLHVAISPKDQVMEGKKAVLTCESDANPPVLLYTWFDWKNQNLHHYDQMLRLDPVKIQHSGAYRCEATNQLGRVQSPPSTLTVYYSPETIGRRVAVGVGFCLATLLLAFWGVKLQRSWKRIRSQQGLQESSSGQSFFVRKQKVRRAPLSEEPHSLGCYNPVMEDAVSYAALRFPVSDNDTPRTGDARTLETEGPSPNTDDTVTYSVLKKCRVGDYENVLPDSPEDEGIHYSELVHLGVGERPLAQEAVEYVTLKH from the exons ATGCGCCCAGGGTCCCCGAAGAAGGAGGACACAAGGAAACAG GCCCAGCCCAGGCTGGCACAGCCTCTACTCCTGGGGACAGGCCTCCTTCCTGCTCGGCAAGCGGCCTCGCTTTCCCCATGCCAG CCCAGGTTCCTGCCTAGACACAACACCATGCATCTCCTCGGCCCCTCGCTCCTGCTCCTTG AATACTTGGCCTTCTCTGACTCATCTAAATGGAGGTTTGAGCACCCCCACACTCTCTACAGCTGGGAGGGGGCCTGCGTCTGGATTCCCTGTACCTACACAGTTCACTACACGAGTAAAGATGAGCTGGAAGAACTGATCGTGTACAGAAACTATAAATATGATGAAGCCACCAAGAACTTCGAGGGGCTCATTCTGTATAATGACACAAAGCCTTGGAAGTGTCCTGATCCCCTGGAGAGGGTTCAGTTCCTGGGAGACCAAAGATCCAACTGCACCATACACATCAACCCTGTACTGGAAGAAGACAATGGCTGGCTGGGGCTGAGGATGATAAAGAAGAATTCCAAATGGATGGAGAAAATAGACCTCAATGTCTCTA AGACCCCGCTTCCACTTCAAATTCAGCTCCCTCCAGAAATCCAGGAGTTCCAGGAAGTCACTCTGACCTGCTTGCTGAATTTCTCCTGCCCTGGGTACAATATCCAGCTGCAGTGGTCCCTGGAAGGGGACCCTGGAGGGTCCCTGAAGGAGCGTGCCATCACCTTGACCTCCCTGACCACCAAGACTATCTCCACCCAGAGCAAGCTCACCTTCCAGCCGCAGTGGATGCACCACGGCAAGAATCTGACGTGCCAGCTCTGGGACCACAAAGCAGAGCAGATGCTCTCCAAGGAAACGGTGTTGCTAGATGTGAAGC aTGTCCCAAAGTTGAAGATTGAGGGCAGTCCTGAAGGAGCCAATGTAACAGAGGGAGAGTCTGTGACCATGACGTGCCAGGTCATTAGCAGCAACCCAGAGGCCCGGAACATAGCCTGGCTCAAAGACGGCACCCAGCTGAGGGAGCAGACGACATCCACGCTCACTCTGTTCTCTGTGACCAAGAAGATGAGTGGAAAGTACCAGTGTGAGGCCTTCAATGATGTAGGCTCAGGACGGTCGGATGCAGTGGTCCTCCAAGTATATT ATGCTCCAGAACCTTCCAGGGTTGAGATCTTCTCCTCGCCAGCTAAGGAGGGGGATAAAGTAGAGATGACTTGTATGTCACTGGCCAATCCTCCTCCAACCAATTACACCTGGTATCACAACGGAGTGGCAGTGCCGGGAAGGACAAGCAAGAGCTTCCAGATCCCAGCGGTCCTCAGCCAAGCTGGGAAGTACTCATGCATGGCAGAAAACAGACTCGGTCCTAGTCAAATTGGCCAGGAGACTGAGTTAGACGTCCAGT ATGCTCCCAAGGAGGTAACCACGGTGATTGAAAACCCCACGCGGATTCAAGAAGGAGATACCGTGACCCTGTCCTGTAACTACAGTTCCAGCAATCCCAGAGTTACCCAATATGTATGGGACTTCCAAGGCTCTCAGATGAAACAACCATACGAGGTGCTGATAATTCAAAAAGTTGCCTGGGACACCAGGCCAATCACCTGTGCAGCCTGTAACCAGTGGTGTTCGTGGGCTCCCATTGTCAACCTGGATGTCCAGT ATGCACCCAAGGATGTCAGGGTCCAGCAGATCATCCCCTCCTCTGAGATTCACTCCGGAAACCGAGTCCGCCTTGAATGTAACTTCTCAAGTAGCCGCCCCAGAGACGTTCGCttcttctggaagaaaaatggaatctttctgaaggaaggaaaagaactgaGCTTCGACTCTGTCTCTCCAGAAGATGCTGGCAATTACAACTGCTTTGTCAACAACTCCATAGGTCAGACCATGTCTGAGGCCAGGACGCTCCAAGTGCTGT ATGCACCAAGGATGCTGCATGTGGCCATCAGCCCAAAGGACCAAGTGATGGAGGGGAAGAAGGCCGTCCTGACATGTGAGAGCGATGCCAACCCTCCGGTCCTCCTGTACACCTGGTTTGACTGGAAGAACCAAAACCTCCACCATTATGATCAGATGCTGAGATTGGATCCCGTGAAGATCCAGCACTCAGGCGCCTACCGGTGCGAGGCCACCAACCAGCTGGGCAGGGTCCAGTCGCCCCCCAGTACCCTCACTGTCTACT ACAGCCCAGAGACCATCGGCAGGCGAGTGGCCGTCGGAGTGGGGTTCTGCCTGGCCACCCTCCTTCTGGCGTTCTGGGGAGTCAAGCTTCAGCGAAG CTGGAAGAGGATACGGAGCCAGCAGGGGCTCCAGGAAAGTTCCAGTGGCCAGAGCTTCTTTGTGAGGAAACAAAag GTTAGAAGGGCCCCGCTCTCCGAAGAGCCCCACTCCCTGGGGTGCTACAATCCTGTGATGGAAGATGCCGTCAGTTATGCTGCCTTGCGCTTTCCTGTCAGCGACAATGACACACCAAGAACTGG AGATGCAAGGACCCTGGAGACAGAGGGACCTTCTCCAAACACGGATGACACTGTCACTTACTCTGTCTTGAAGAAGTGTCGAGTG GGCGACTATGAGAACGTGCTTCCGGACAGTCCAGAAGATGAGGGGATACACTACTCGGAGCTGGTTCATCTCGGGGTCGGGGAGCGGCCTTTGGCCCAGGAAGCCGTGGAATACGTGACCCTCAAGCATTGA
- the CD22 gene encoding B-cell receptor CD22 isoform X2 produces the protein MQPEKMNSPRGFLPRHNTMHLLGPSLLLLEYLAFSDSSKWRFEHPHTLYSWEGACVWIPCTYTVHYTSKDELEELIVYRNYKYDEATKNFEGLILYNDTKPWKCPDPLERVQFLGDQRSNCTIHINPVLEEDNGWLGLRMIKKNSKWMEKIDLNVSKTPLPLQIQLPPEIQEFQEVTLTCLLNFSCPGYNIQLQWSLEGDPGGSLKERAITLTSLTTKTISTQSKLTFQPQWMHHGKNLTCQLWDHKAEQMLSKETVLLDVKHVPKLKIEGSPEGANVTEGESVTMTCQVISSNPEARNIAWLKDGTQLREQTTSTLTLFSVTKKMSGKYQCEAFNDVGSGRSDAVVLQVYYAPEPSRVEIFSSPAKEGDKVEMTCMSLANPPPTNYTWYHNGVAVPGRTSKSFQIPAVLSQAGKYSCMAENRLGPSQIGQETELDVQYAPKEVTTVIENPTRIQEGDTVTLSCNYSSSNPRVTQYVWDFQGSQMKQPYEVLIIQKVAWDTRPITCAACNQWCSWAPIVNLDVQYAPKDVRVQQIIPSSEIHSGNRVRLECNFSSSRPRDVRFFWKKNGIFLKEGKELSFDSVSPEDAGNYNCFVNNSIGQTMSEARTLQVLYAPRMLHVAISPKDQVMEGKKAVLTCESDANPPVLLYTWFDWKNQNLHHYDQMLRLDPVKIQHSGAYRCEATNQLGRVQSPPSTLTVYYSPETIGRRVAVGVGFCLATLLLAFWGVKLQRSWKRIRSQQGLQESSSGQSFFVRKQKVRRAPLSEEPHSLGCYNPVMEDAVSYAALRFPVSDNDTPRTGDARTLETEGPSPNTDDTVTYSVLKKCRVGDYENVLPDSPEDEGIHYSELVHLGVGERPLAQEAVEYVTLKH, from the exons ATGCAGCCTGAGAAGATGAACAGCCCGAGGGG GTTCCTGCCTAGACACAACACCATGCATCTCCTCGGCCCCTCGCTCCTGCTCCTTG AATACTTGGCCTTCTCTGACTCATCTAAATGGAGGTTTGAGCACCCCCACACTCTCTACAGCTGGGAGGGGGCCTGCGTCTGGATTCCCTGTACCTACACAGTTCACTACACGAGTAAAGATGAGCTGGAAGAACTGATCGTGTACAGAAACTATAAATATGATGAAGCCACCAAGAACTTCGAGGGGCTCATTCTGTATAATGACACAAAGCCTTGGAAGTGTCCTGATCCCCTGGAGAGGGTTCAGTTCCTGGGAGACCAAAGATCCAACTGCACCATACACATCAACCCTGTACTGGAAGAAGACAATGGCTGGCTGGGGCTGAGGATGATAAAGAAGAATTCCAAATGGATGGAGAAAATAGACCTCAATGTCTCTA AGACCCCGCTTCCACTTCAAATTCAGCTCCCTCCAGAAATCCAGGAGTTCCAGGAAGTCACTCTGACCTGCTTGCTGAATTTCTCCTGCCCTGGGTACAATATCCAGCTGCAGTGGTCCCTGGAAGGGGACCCTGGAGGGTCCCTGAAGGAGCGTGCCATCACCTTGACCTCCCTGACCACCAAGACTATCTCCACCCAGAGCAAGCTCACCTTCCAGCCGCAGTGGATGCACCACGGCAAGAATCTGACGTGCCAGCTCTGGGACCACAAAGCAGAGCAGATGCTCTCCAAGGAAACGGTGTTGCTAGATGTGAAGC aTGTCCCAAAGTTGAAGATTGAGGGCAGTCCTGAAGGAGCCAATGTAACAGAGGGAGAGTCTGTGACCATGACGTGCCAGGTCATTAGCAGCAACCCAGAGGCCCGGAACATAGCCTGGCTCAAAGACGGCACCCAGCTGAGGGAGCAGACGACATCCACGCTCACTCTGTTCTCTGTGACCAAGAAGATGAGTGGAAAGTACCAGTGTGAGGCCTTCAATGATGTAGGCTCAGGACGGTCGGATGCAGTGGTCCTCCAAGTATATT ATGCTCCAGAACCTTCCAGGGTTGAGATCTTCTCCTCGCCAGCTAAGGAGGGGGATAAAGTAGAGATGACTTGTATGTCACTGGCCAATCCTCCTCCAACCAATTACACCTGGTATCACAACGGAGTGGCAGTGCCGGGAAGGACAAGCAAGAGCTTCCAGATCCCAGCGGTCCTCAGCCAAGCTGGGAAGTACTCATGCATGGCAGAAAACAGACTCGGTCCTAGTCAAATTGGCCAGGAGACTGAGTTAGACGTCCAGT ATGCTCCCAAGGAGGTAACCACGGTGATTGAAAACCCCACGCGGATTCAAGAAGGAGATACCGTGACCCTGTCCTGTAACTACAGTTCCAGCAATCCCAGAGTTACCCAATATGTATGGGACTTCCAAGGCTCTCAGATGAAACAACCATACGAGGTGCTGATAATTCAAAAAGTTGCCTGGGACACCAGGCCAATCACCTGTGCAGCCTGTAACCAGTGGTGTTCGTGGGCTCCCATTGTCAACCTGGATGTCCAGT ATGCACCCAAGGATGTCAGGGTCCAGCAGATCATCCCCTCCTCTGAGATTCACTCCGGAAACCGAGTCCGCCTTGAATGTAACTTCTCAAGTAGCCGCCCCAGAGACGTTCGCttcttctggaagaaaaatggaatctttctgaaggaaggaaaagaactgaGCTTCGACTCTGTCTCTCCAGAAGATGCTGGCAATTACAACTGCTTTGTCAACAACTCCATAGGTCAGACCATGTCTGAGGCCAGGACGCTCCAAGTGCTGT ATGCACCAAGGATGCTGCATGTGGCCATCAGCCCAAAGGACCAAGTGATGGAGGGGAAGAAGGCCGTCCTGACATGTGAGAGCGATGCCAACCCTCCGGTCCTCCTGTACACCTGGTTTGACTGGAAGAACCAAAACCTCCACCATTATGATCAGATGCTGAGATTGGATCCCGTGAAGATCCAGCACTCAGGCGCCTACCGGTGCGAGGCCACCAACCAGCTGGGCAGGGTCCAGTCGCCCCCCAGTACCCTCACTGTCTACT ACAGCCCAGAGACCATCGGCAGGCGAGTGGCCGTCGGAGTGGGGTTCTGCCTGGCCACCCTCCTTCTGGCGTTCTGGGGAGTCAAGCTTCAGCGAAG CTGGAAGAGGATACGGAGCCAGCAGGGGCTCCAGGAAAGTTCCAGTGGCCAGAGCTTCTTTGTGAGGAAACAAAag GTTAGAAGGGCCCCGCTCTCCGAAGAGCCCCACTCCCTGGGGTGCTACAATCCTGTGATGGAAGATGCCGTCAGTTATGCTGCCTTGCGCTTTCCTGTCAGCGACAATGACACACCAAGAACTGG AGATGCAAGGACCCTGGAGACAGAGGGACCTTCTCCAAACACGGATGACACTGTCACTTACTCTGTCTTGAAGAAGTGTCGAGTG GGCGACTATGAGAACGTGCTTCCGGACAGTCCAGAAGATGAGGGGATACACTACTCGGAGCTGGTTCATCTCGGGGTCGGGGAGCGGCCTTTGGCCCAGGAAGCCGTGGAATACGTGACCCTCAAGCATTGA
- the CD22 gene encoding B-cell receptor CD22 isoform X3, protein MHLLGPSLLLLEYLAFSDSSKWRFEHPHTLYSWEGACVWIPCTYTVHYTSKDELEELIVYRNYKYDEATKNFEGLILYNDTKPWKCPDPLERVQFLGDQRSNCTIHINPVLEEDNGWLGLRMIKKNSKWMEKIDLNVSKTPLPLQIQLPPEIQEFQEVTLTCLLNFSCPGYNIQLQWSLEGDPGGSLKERAITLTSLTTKTISTQSKLTFQPQWMHHGKNLTCQLWDHKAEQMLSKETVLLDVKHVPKLKIEGSPEGANVTEGESVTMTCQVISSNPEARNIAWLKDGTQLREQTTSTLTLFSVTKKMSGKYQCEAFNDVGSGRSDAVVLQVYYAPEPSRVEIFSSPAKEGDKVEMTCMSLANPPPTNYTWYHNGVAVPGRTSKSFQIPAVLSQAGKYSCMAENRLGPSQIGQETELDVQYAPKEVTTVIENPTRIQEGDTVTLSCNYSSSNPRVTQYVWDFQGSQMKQPYEVLIIQKVAWDTRPITCAACNQWCSWAPIVNLDVQYAPKDVRVQQIIPSSEIHSGNRVRLECNFSSSRPRDVRFFWKKNGIFLKEGKELSFDSVSPEDAGNYNCFVNNSIGQTMSEARTLQVLYAPRMLHVAISPKDQVMEGKKAVLTCESDANPPVLLYTWFDWKNQNLHHYDQMLRLDPVKIQHSGAYRCEATNQLGRVQSPPSTLTVYYSPETIGRRVAVGVGFCLATLLLAFWGVKLQRSWKRIRSQQGLQESSSGQSFFVRKQKVRRAPLSEEPHSLGCYNPVMEDAVSYAALRFPVSDNDTPRTGDARTLETEGPSPNTDDTVTYSVLKKCRVGDYENVLPDSPEDEGIHYSELVHLGVGERPLAQEAVEYVTLKH, encoded by the exons ATGCATCTCCTCGGCCCCTCGCTCCTGCTCCTTG AATACTTGGCCTTCTCTGACTCATCTAAATGGAGGTTTGAGCACCCCCACACTCTCTACAGCTGGGAGGGGGCCTGCGTCTGGATTCCCTGTACCTACACAGTTCACTACACGAGTAAAGATGAGCTGGAAGAACTGATCGTGTACAGAAACTATAAATATGATGAAGCCACCAAGAACTTCGAGGGGCTCATTCTGTATAATGACACAAAGCCTTGGAAGTGTCCTGATCCCCTGGAGAGGGTTCAGTTCCTGGGAGACCAAAGATCCAACTGCACCATACACATCAACCCTGTACTGGAAGAAGACAATGGCTGGCTGGGGCTGAGGATGATAAAGAAGAATTCCAAATGGATGGAGAAAATAGACCTCAATGTCTCTA AGACCCCGCTTCCACTTCAAATTCAGCTCCCTCCAGAAATCCAGGAGTTCCAGGAAGTCACTCTGACCTGCTTGCTGAATTTCTCCTGCCCTGGGTACAATATCCAGCTGCAGTGGTCCCTGGAAGGGGACCCTGGAGGGTCCCTGAAGGAGCGTGCCATCACCTTGACCTCCCTGACCACCAAGACTATCTCCACCCAGAGCAAGCTCACCTTCCAGCCGCAGTGGATGCACCACGGCAAGAATCTGACGTGCCAGCTCTGGGACCACAAAGCAGAGCAGATGCTCTCCAAGGAAACGGTGTTGCTAGATGTGAAGC aTGTCCCAAAGTTGAAGATTGAGGGCAGTCCTGAAGGAGCCAATGTAACAGAGGGAGAGTCTGTGACCATGACGTGCCAGGTCATTAGCAGCAACCCAGAGGCCCGGAACATAGCCTGGCTCAAAGACGGCACCCAGCTGAGGGAGCAGACGACATCCACGCTCACTCTGTTCTCTGTGACCAAGAAGATGAGTGGAAAGTACCAGTGTGAGGCCTTCAATGATGTAGGCTCAGGACGGTCGGATGCAGTGGTCCTCCAAGTATATT ATGCTCCAGAACCTTCCAGGGTTGAGATCTTCTCCTCGCCAGCTAAGGAGGGGGATAAAGTAGAGATGACTTGTATGTCACTGGCCAATCCTCCTCCAACCAATTACACCTGGTATCACAACGGAGTGGCAGTGCCGGGAAGGACAAGCAAGAGCTTCCAGATCCCAGCGGTCCTCAGCCAAGCTGGGAAGTACTCATGCATGGCAGAAAACAGACTCGGTCCTAGTCAAATTGGCCAGGAGACTGAGTTAGACGTCCAGT ATGCTCCCAAGGAGGTAACCACGGTGATTGAAAACCCCACGCGGATTCAAGAAGGAGATACCGTGACCCTGTCCTGTAACTACAGTTCCAGCAATCCCAGAGTTACCCAATATGTATGGGACTTCCAAGGCTCTCAGATGAAACAACCATACGAGGTGCTGATAATTCAAAAAGTTGCCTGGGACACCAGGCCAATCACCTGTGCAGCCTGTAACCAGTGGTGTTCGTGGGCTCCCATTGTCAACCTGGATGTCCAGT ATGCACCCAAGGATGTCAGGGTCCAGCAGATCATCCCCTCCTCTGAGATTCACTCCGGAAACCGAGTCCGCCTTGAATGTAACTTCTCAAGTAGCCGCCCCAGAGACGTTCGCttcttctggaagaaaaatggaatctttctgaaggaaggaaaagaactgaGCTTCGACTCTGTCTCTCCAGAAGATGCTGGCAATTACAACTGCTTTGTCAACAACTCCATAGGTCAGACCATGTCTGAGGCCAGGACGCTCCAAGTGCTGT ATGCACCAAGGATGCTGCATGTGGCCATCAGCCCAAAGGACCAAGTGATGGAGGGGAAGAAGGCCGTCCTGACATGTGAGAGCGATGCCAACCCTCCGGTCCTCCTGTACACCTGGTTTGACTGGAAGAACCAAAACCTCCACCATTATGATCAGATGCTGAGATTGGATCCCGTGAAGATCCAGCACTCAGGCGCCTACCGGTGCGAGGCCACCAACCAGCTGGGCAGGGTCCAGTCGCCCCCCAGTACCCTCACTGTCTACT ACAGCCCAGAGACCATCGGCAGGCGAGTGGCCGTCGGAGTGGGGTTCTGCCTGGCCACCCTCCTTCTGGCGTTCTGGGGAGTCAAGCTTCAGCGAAG CTGGAAGAGGATACGGAGCCAGCAGGGGCTCCAGGAAAGTTCCAGTGGCCAGAGCTTCTTTGTGAGGAAACAAAag GTTAGAAGGGCCCCGCTCTCCGAAGAGCCCCACTCCCTGGGGTGCTACAATCCTGTGATGGAAGATGCCGTCAGTTATGCTGCCTTGCGCTTTCCTGTCAGCGACAATGACACACCAAGAACTGG AGATGCAAGGACCCTGGAGACAGAGGGACCTTCTCCAAACACGGATGACACTGTCACTTACTCTGTCTTGAAGAAGTGTCGAGTG GGCGACTATGAGAACGTGCTTCCGGACAGTCCAGAAGATGAGGGGATACACTACTCGGAGCTGGTTCATCTCGGGGTCGGGGAGCGGCCTTTGGCCCAGGAAGCCGTGGAATACGTGACCCTCAAGCATTGA
- the FFAR1 gene encoding free fatty acid receptor 1, which produces MDLPPQLSFALYAAAFALGFPLNALAIAGAVSHARLRLTPSLVYALHLGCSDLLLAASLPLKAVEALALGAWPLPAPLCPAFALAHFAPLYAGGGFLAALSVGRYLGAAFPLGYQAARRPCYSWGVCAAIWALVLCHLGLVFGLEAPGGWMDNTTSSLGINTPVNGSPVCLEAWDPASAGPARLSLSLLLFFLPLSITAFCYVGCLRALVRSGLSHRRKLRAAWVAGGALLTLLLCLGPYNASNVAGFLRPNMGGCWRKLGLITGAWSVVLNPLVTGYLGGATGRVTSVARTKGGTSQK; this is translated from the coding sequence ATGGACCTGCCCCCGCAGCTCTCCTTTGCCCTCTATGCGGCTGCCTTTGCGCTGGGCTTCCCACTCAATGCCCTGGCCATTGCGGGTGCCGTGTCCCATGCCCGGCTCCGCCTCACCCCTAGCCTTGTCTATGCCCTCCATCTGGGCTGCTCGGACCTCTTGCTGGCAGCCTCTCTGCCCCTGAAGGCAGTGGAGGCCCTGGCCTTGGGTGCCTGGCCTCTGCCGGCCCCACTCTGTCCTGCCTTTGCTCTTGCCCACTTTGCTCCACTCTATGCCGGTGGGGGCTTCCTGGCTGCCCTGAGCGTCGGCCGCTACCTAGGGGCTGCTTTCCCCCTGGGCTACCAAGCTGCCCGGAGACCGTGCTACTCCTGGGGGGTGTGTGCGGCCATATGGGCCCTTGTCCTCTGTCACCTGGGGCTGGTGTTTGGGTTGGAGGCTCCGGGAGGCTGGATGGACAATACCACCAGCTCCCTGGGCATCAACACACCAGTCAATGGCTCTCCAGTCTGCTTGGAGGCCTGGGACCCAGCCTCAGCAGGCCCCGCTCgcctcagcctctctctcctgctcttcttCCTGCCCCTGAGCATTACAGCCTTCTGTTATGTGGGTTGCCTTCGGGCACTGGTCCGCTCAGGCCTGAGCCACAGACGGAAGCTaagggcagcctgggtggctggtGGGGCCCTGCTCACACTGCTGCTCTGCTTAGGACCTTACAATGCCTCCAATGTGGCTGGCTTCCTGCGACCCAACATGGGAGGCTGCTGGCGGAAACTGGGGCTCATCACAGGGGCTTGGAGTGTGGTGCTCAACCCGCTGGTGACTGGCTACTTGGGAGGGGCTACCGGGAGGGTGACAAGTGTGGCAAGAACAAAAGGAGGGACATCCCAGAAGTAG